Proteins from one Plodia interpunctella isolate USDA-ARS_2022_Savannah chromosome 3, ilPloInte3.2, whole genome shotgun sequence genomic window:
- the LOC128683620 gene encoding uncharacterized protein LOC128683620 isoform X1, which produces MGRDVPLVRRLSLCGVVVAPVRNEVSGAQRGRERHAAPPADAHGARLAARAQHPRPLPAPRPADNMDLADVPRHRPLAFDKMESLIKEMQDPETGVPVRSQKLFLSVIPSAFMGYDLVEWLMERFNLDETSNGECLVVGTVPWAGCRRRAPVDSYSEKWHLCPQVLIFEAINLANQLCQYGYFFPVNDLKNLVLKDDSSLYRFQSPYYWPWQAPRVAGGSGAPTLGPDNVEYAIYLVKRTLRNKQRHGLEDYEQEALANLKKNLAAKWDFITMQAEEQVRLAKERKKGDKIVSDSQERAYWRVARPPPGLPSALEPCPVPVRNRHPRPKKRTIHQLTREIEHLKASLDRTRVKTSIALEALMAYSETFAPYDPWLTPPQPSNPWVSDDTIFWQINSPIVEVPSEKRVQRWALSIEELVSDPTGLQEFTSFLRKEYSHENIRFWLAVMDLRRSSTKQIPKKLEEIYEEFLKPGAPCEINIDGATAERVAEGIKSGSRYALDHAAEHVYNLLLKKDCYPRFVRSDHFQRLLAEGKNVHQKKAKFFNFGGQVKKKPGSTSGSGGSGAALSRRRGSDRSLSGSAHELAVCAAQPPRAPDPPPHSHSQSNLADIPFRDPDDDTADVLPWESSSREGVYCVASRRRQDSAADSGSSSSDVSAAVAVQERRRLPQQSTLDGGLRGAPPPLRRLSAVEPRHLAPLGSPPHSPRPPRPAPAPTAAPPPHPTPTISVSSAPDDESASPAGTGSPDDPRSVTHSDEPSSVFASADVTPTDPARPAFKTFEDRSSVSDPGCDDSRSELSKVPVSVRSAPESESRDDSSASGVMSDSKDSEWTRSSDDDVASVRGPLSREPSTIKEISSASRKTNSTIADLPKGARAKDGVLEVKSVPDSKTAVNTSDGGSSKTTSSEASMETTLSNTAEPAHLARCPTSSVASIVSASHVSSEGSRTDGSSVPSTASAAIAVVPGAPSMPCAPNTAPARPPVAPLAVCEDIGVDDDNIDKVPSAPLLRVSGETEKAIRSDATKKIAHTDELSSISESNIVKRDNKSGIGERKQRNDICPWEDENSCESDAPFVKTYATLGYL; this is translated from the exons GTGTCGGGGGCGCAGCGCGGGCGCGAGCGACATGCGGCCCCGCCGGCAGACGCCCATGGAGCTCGGCtagcggcgcgcgcgcagcacCCGCGCCCGCTCCCCGCGCCCCGCCCCGCCGACAACATGGACCTCGCTGACGTGCCTCGACATCGACCCCTCGCCTTCGATAAG atgGAAAGTTTGATCAAGGAAATGCAAGATCCAGAAACGGGTGTACCAGTGAGAAGTCAGAAACTTTTTCTTAGTGTTATTCCGTCAGCTTTTATGG GTTACGATCTTGTCGAATGGCTAATGGAACGGTTTAATCTTGACGAAACTAGCAATGGTGAGTGTTTAGTGGTCGGCACTGTGCCCTGGGCAGGCTGTCGCCGGCGGGCCCCAGTAGATAGCTATAGTGAGAAGTGGCACTTATGTCCCCAGGTGTTGATAT TTGAAGCAATAAATTTAGCCAATCAACTCTGCCAATATGGTTACTTCTTTCCTGTCAACGATTTGAAAAACCTTGTGTTAAAGGATGATTCTTCTCTATATAGATTTCAA AGCCCATATTACTGGCCGTGGCAGGCGCCGCGCGTAGCCGGAGGCTCCGGCGCGCCGACCCTGGGTCCAGACAACGTGGAGTACGCCATCTACCTCGTGAAGCGGACCTTAAGGAACAAACAGAGGCATGGCCTCGAAGACTACGAGCAAGAGGCTCTCGCCAACCTCAAAAAGAATCTCGCGGCCAAATGGGACTTCATCACTATGCAGGCAGAGGAACAG GTACGATTGGCTAAGGAAAGGAAGAAAGGCGACAAGATCGTAAGCGATAGTCAAGAGCGTGCGTACTGGCGCGTGGCACGACCTCCGCCGGGGTTGCCCAGCGCGCTGGAGCCGTGTCCCGTGCCCGTGCGCAACAGACATCCGCGCCCCAAGAAGCGAACTATCCACCAACTGACGCGGGAG ATCGAACATCTAAAGGCGAGCCTAGATCGCACACGAGTGAAGACTTCAATTGCCCTAGAGGCCCTTATGGCCTACTCGGAGACCTTCGCTCCCTACGATCCCTGGCTCACCCCGCCGCAGCCCTCTAACCCTTGGGTCAGTGACGATACGATCTTCTGGCAGATTAACAGTCCAAT AGTGGAAGTACCTAGTGAGAAGCGAGTGCAACGTTGGGCGCTGTCGATCGAAGAGCTGGTATCTGACCCGACGGGTTTGCAGGAGTTTACCAGCTTCCTGCGCAAGGAGTACTCCCACGAGAATATCCGTTTCTGGCTAGCTGTCATGGACCTGCGCAGGAGCAGCACTAAGCAGATCCCTAAGAAGCTCGAGGAAATCTATGA AGAGTTTCTGAAGCCAGGAGCACCGTGTGAGATCAACATCGACGGCGCGACCGCCGAGCGCGTAGCGGAGGGAATCAAATCAGGTTCCCGCTACGCGCTCGACCACGCTGCAGAACACGTATACAATCTGCTCCTGAAGAAGGACTGCTATCCGCGCTTCGTGCGCTCTGATCACTTCCAACGATTGTTGGCCGAGGGGAAGAATGTCCATCAGAAGAAAGCAAA GTTCTTCAATTTCGGGGGGCAAGTAAAGAAGAAGCCGGGATCAACTAGCGGCAGCGGCGGCAGTGGCGCCGCGCTGTCCCGGCGACGAGGCTCAGACCGCTCGCTGTCGGGCTCCGCGCACGAGCTGGCGGTCTGCGCCGCGCAGCCTCCGCGCGCGCCCGACCCGCCGCCCCACAGTCACTCACAGTCCAACCTCGCAGATATACCCTTCAG GGACCCGGACGACGACACGGCGGACGTCCTACCTTGGGAGAGTTCGTCGCGAGAGGGAGTGTACTGCGTGGCAAGCCGGCGCCGGCAGGACTCCGCCGCTGACTCCGGGAGCTCGTCCTCTGACGTCAGCGCAGCCGTCGCTGTACAGGAGCGACGTCGACTGCCGCAGCAGAGCACGCTCGATGGCGGGCTCAGAG GTGCGCCACCGCCACTGCGACGACTATCGGCAGTGGAGCCTCGACACCTGGCGCCACTGGGCTCACCGCCGCATTCACCACGGCCGCCCCGCCCTGCCCCAGCCCCAACAGCCGCCCCGCCCCCACACCCCACTCCCACCATCAGCGTAAGCTCTGCGCCCGATGATGAATCCGCGTCCCCCGCGGGTACAGGCTCGCCTGACGACCCGCGCTCGGTGACGCACTCCGACGAACCCTCATCGGTGTTCGCGTCCGCCGACGTCACCCCCACTGATCCGGCCCGGCCGGCTTTCAAGACTTTTGAGGATCGGAGCTCCGTGTCCGATCCCGGATGTGATGACTCTCGATCTGAACTTTCGAAAGTGCCAGTGAGTGTGCGATCCGCGCCCGAATCGGAGTCTCGCGATGACTCCTCCGCCTCGGGCGTAATGTCAGACTCAAAGGATTCCGAGTGGACAAGGTCGTCCGATGACGATGTCGCTTCTGTGAGAGGACCGCTGTCCCGAGAACCGTCAACGATAAAGGAAATCAGTTCGGCCTCAAGGAAAACTAATAGCACAATCGCCGATCTTCCAAAAGGCGCTCGGGCCAAGGACGGCGTGTTAGAAGTCAAATCGGTCCCAGATTCCAAAACAGCGGTGAATACCTCTGACGGAGGCAGTTCGAAGACCACATCGAGTGAAGCGTCGATGGAGACGACGCTGAGCAATACTGCCGAGCCGGCTCATCTGGCCCGTTGTCCGACGTCGAGCGTGGCCAGCATTGTGAGTGCTTCACACGTGTCCAGCGAGGGCAGCAGGACGGATGGCTCGAGCGTGCCTAGTACGGCGAGTGCTGCGATCGCGGTCGTCCCGGGTGCGCCGAGCATGCCGTGCGCACCGAATACGGCGCCCGCACGACCGCCAGTGGCGCCGCTCGCGGTATGTGAGGACATCGGGGTCGACGACGACAACATAGACAAAGTGCCTTCGGCGCCCCTGCTAAGGGTCTCGGGAGAAACCGAGAAGGCGATCCGTTCGGacgcaacaaaaaaaattgctcaCACAGACGAACTGTCGTCGATTTCTGAATCCAATATTGTTAAGCGTGATAATAAAAGCGGCATCGGCGAGCGCAAGCAGCGGAACGACATTTGTCCCTGGGAGGACGA GAACTCGTGCGAGAGTGATGCTCCATTTGTTAAAACTTATGCAACGCTCggttacttataa
- the LOC128683620 gene encoding uncharacterized protein LOC128683620 isoform X4 gives MGRDVPLVRRLSLCGVVVAPVRNEVSGAQRGRERHAAPPADAHGARLAARAQHPRPLPAPRPADNMDLADVPRHRPLAFDKMESLIKEMQDPETGVPVRSQKLFLSVIPSAFMGYDLVEWLMERFNLDETSNVEAINLANQLCQYGYFFPVNDLKNLVLKDDSSLYRFQSPYYWPWQAPRVAGGSGAPTLGPDNVEYAIYLVKRTLRNKQRHGLEDYEQEALANLKKNLAAKWDFITMQAEEQVRLAKERKKGDKIVSDSQERAYWRVARPPPGLPSALEPCPVPVRNRHPRPKKRTIHQLTREIEHLKASLDRTRVKTSIALEALMAYSETFAPYDPWLTPPQPSNPWVSDDTIFWQINSPIVEVPSEKRVQRWALSIEELVSDPTGLQEFTSFLRKEYSHENIRFWLAVMDLRRSSTKQIPKKLEEIYEEFLKPGAPCEINIDGATAERVAEGIKSGSRYALDHAAEHVYNLLLKKDCYPRFVRSDHFQRLLAEGKNVHQKKAKFFNFGGQVKKKPGSTSGSGGSGAALSRRRGSDRSLSGSAHELAVCAAQPPRAPDPPPHSHSQSNLADIPFRDPDDDTADVLPWESSSREGVYCVASRRRQDSAADSGSSSSDVSAAVAVQERRRLPQQSTLDGGLRGAPPPLRRLSAVEPRHLAPLGSPPHSPRPPRPAPAPTAAPPPHPTPTISVSSAPDDESASPAGTGSPDDPRSVTHSDEPSSVFASADVTPTDPARPAFKTFEDRSSVSDPGCDDSRSELSKVPVSVRSAPESESRDDSSASGVMSDSKDSEWTRSSDDDVASVRGPLSREPSTIKEISSASRKTNSTIADLPKGARAKDGVLEVKSVPDSKTAVNTSDGGSSKTTSSEASMETTLSNTAEPAHLARCPTSSVASIVSASHVSSEGSRTDGSSVPSTASAAIAVVPGAPSMPCAPNTAPARPPVAPLAVCEDIGVDDDNIDKVPSAPLLRVSGETEKAIRSDATKKIAHTDELSSISESNIVKRDNKSGIGERKQRNDICPWEDENSCESDAPFVKTYATLGYL, from the exons GTGTCGGGGGCGCAGCGCGGGCGCGAGCGACATGCGGCCCCGCCGGCAGACGCCCATGGAGCTCGGCtagcggcgcgcgcgcagcacCCGCGCCCGCTCCCCGCGCCCCGCCCCGCCGACAACATGGACCTCGCTGACGTGCCTCGACATCGACCCCTCGCCTTCGATAAG atgGAAAGTTTGATCAAGGAAATGCAAGATCCAGAAACGGGTGTACCAGTGAGAAGTCAGAAACTTTTTCTTAGTGTTATTCCGTCAGCTTTTATGG GTTACGATCTTGTCGAATGGCTAATGGAACGGTTTAATCTTGACGAAACTAGCAATG TTGAAGCAATAAATTTAGCCAATCAACTCTGCCAATATGGTTACTTCTTTCCTGTCAACGATTTGAAAAACCTTGTGTTAAAGGATGATTCTTCTCTATATAGATTTCAA AGCCCATATTACTGGCCGTGGCAGGCGCCGCGCGTAGCCGGAGGCTCCGGCGCGCCGACCCTGGGTCCAGACAACGTGGAGTACGCCATCTACCTCGTGAAGCGGACCTTAAGGAACAAACAGAGGCATGGCCTCGAAGACTACGAGCAAGAGGCTCTCGCCAACCTCAAAAAGAATCTCGCGGCCAAATGGGACTTCATCACTATGCAGGCAGAGGAACAG GTACGATTGGCTAAGGAAAGGAAGAAAGGCGACAAGATCGTAAGCGATAGTCAAGAGCGTGCGTACTGGCGCGTGGCACGACCTCCGCCGGGGTTGCCCAGCGCGCTGGAGCCGTGTCCCGTGCCCGTGCGCAACAGACATCCGCGCCCCAAGAAGCGAACTATCCACCAACTGACGCGGGAG ATCGAACATCTAAAGGCGAGCCTAGATCGCACACGAGTGAAGACTTCAATTGCCCTAGAGGCCCTTATGGCCTACTCGGAGACCTTCGCTCCCTACGATCCCTGGCTCACCCCGCCGCAGCCCTCTAACCCTTGGGTCAGTGACGATACGATCTTCTGGCAGATTAACAGTCCAAT AGTGGAAGTACCTAGTGAGAAGCGAGTGCAACGTTGGGCGCTGTCGATCGAAGAGCTGGTATCTGACCCGACGGGTTTGCAGGAGTTTACCAGCTTCCTGCGCAAGGAGTACTCCCACGAGAATATCCGTTTCTGGCTAGCTGTCATGGACCTGCGCAGGAGCAGCACTAAGCAGATCCCTAAGAAGCTCGAGGAAATCTATGA AGAGTTTCTGAAGCCAGGAGCACCGTGTGAGATCAACATCGACGGCGCGACCGCCGAGCGCGTAGCGGAGGGAATCAAATCAGGTTCCCGCTACGCGCTCGACCACGCTGCAGAACACGTATACAATCTGCTCCTGAAGAAGGACTGCTATCCGCGCTTCGTGCGCTCTGATCACTTCCAACGATTGTTGGCCGAGGGGAAGAATGTCCATCAGAAGAAAGCAAA GTTCTTCAATTTCGGGGGGCAAGTAAAGAAGAAGCCGGGATCAACTAGCGGCAGCGGCGGCAGTGGCGCCGCGCTGTCCCGGCGACGAGGCTCAGACCGCTCGCTGTCGGGCTCCGCGCACGAGCTGGCGGTCTGCGCCGCGCAGCCTCCGCGCGCGCCCGACCCGCCGCCCCACAGTCACTCACAGTCCAACCTCGCAGATATACCCTTCAG GGACCCGGACGACGACACGGCGGACGTCCTACCTTGGGAGAGTTCGTCGCGAGAGGGAGTGTACTGCGTGGCAAGCCGGCGCCGGCAGGACTCCGCCGCTGACTCCGGGAGCTCGTCCTCTGACGTCAGCGCAGCCGTCGCTGTACAGGAGCGACGTCGACTGCCGCAGCAGAGCACGCTCGATGGCGGGCTCAGAG GTGCGCCACCGCCACTGCGACGACTATCGGCAGTGGAGCCTCGACACCTGGCGCCACTGGGCTCACCGCCGCATTCACCACGGCCGCCCCGCCCTGCCCCAGCCCCAACAGCCGCCCCGCCCCCACACCCCACTCCCACCATCAGCGTAAGCTCTGCGCCCGATGATGAATCCGCGTCCCCCGCGGGTACAGGCTCGCCTGACGACCCGCGCTCGGTGACGCACTCCGACGAACCCTCATCGGTGTTCGCGTCCGCCGACGTCACCCCCACTGATCCGGCCCGGCCGGCTTTCAAGACTTTTGAGGATCGGAGCTCCGTGTCCGATCCCGGATGTGATGACTCTCGATCTGAACTTTCGAAAGTGCCAGTGAGTGTGCGATCCGCGCCCGAATCGGAGTCTCGCGATGACTCCTCCGCCTCGGGCGTAATGTCAGACTCAAAGGATTCCGAGTGGACAAGGTCGTCCGATGACGATGTCGCTTCTGTGAGAGGACCGCTGTCCCGAGAACCGTCAACGATAAAGGAAATCAGTTCGGCCTCAAGGAAAACTAATAGCACAATCGCCGATCTTCCAAAAGGCGCTCGGGCCAAGGACGGCGTGTTAGAAGTCAAATCGGTCCCAGATTCCAAAACAGCGGTGAATACCTCTGACGGAGGCAGTTCGAAGACCACATCGAGTGAAGCGTCGATGGAGACGACGCTGAGCAATACTGCCGAGCCGGCTCATCTGGCCCGTTGTCCGACGTCGAGCGTGGCCAGCATTGTGAGTGCTTCACACGTGTCCAGCGAGGGCAGCAGGACGGATGGCTCGAGCGTGCCTAGTACGGCGAGTGCTGCGATCGCGGTCGTCCCGGGTGCGCCGAGCATGCCGTGCGCACCGAATACGGCGCCCGCACGACCGCCAGTGGCGCCGCTCGCGGTATGTGAGGACATCGGGGTCGACGACGACAACATAGACAAAGTGCCTTCGGCGCCCCTGCTAAGGGTCTCGGGAGAAACCGAGAAGGCGATCCGTTCGGacgcaacaaaaaaaattgctcaCACAGACGAACTGTCGTCGATTTCTGAATCCAATATTGTTAAGCGTGATAATAAAAGCGGCATCGGCGAGCGCAAGCAGCGGAACGACATTTGTCCCTGGGAGGACGA GAACTCGTGCGAGAGTGATGCTCCATTTGTTAAAACTTATGCAACGCTCggttacttataa
- the LOC128683620 gene encoding uncharacterized protein LOC128683620 isoform X3, producing MGRDVPLVRRLSLCGVVVAPVRNEVSGAQRGRERHAAPPADAHGARLAARAQHPRPLPAPRPADNMDLADVPRHRPLAFDKMESLIKEMQDPETGVPVRSQKLFLSVIPSAFMGYDLVEWLMERFNLDETSNGECLVVGTVPWAGCRRRAPVDSYSEKWHLCPQVLIFEAINLANQLCQYGYFFPVNDLKNLVLKDDSSLYRFQSPYYWPWQAPRVAGGSGAPTLGPDNVEYAIYLVKRTLRNKQRHGLEDYEQEALANLKKNLAAKWDFITMQAEEQVRLAKERKKGDKIVSDSQERAYWRVARPPPGLPSALEPCPVPVRNRHPRPKKRTIHQLTREIEHLKASLDRTRVKTSIALEALMAYSETFAPYDPWLTPPQPSNPWVSDDTIFWQINSPIVEVPSEKRVQRWALSIEELVSDPTGLQEFTSFLRKEYSHENIRFWLAVMDLRRSSTKQIPKKLEEIYEEFLKPGAPCEINIDGATAERVAEGIKSGSRYALDHAAEHVYNLLLKKDCYPRFVRSDHFQRLLAEGKNVHQKKAKFFNFGGQVKKKPGSTSGSGGSGAALSRRRGSDRSLSGSAHELAVCAAQPPRAPDPPPHSHSQSNLADIPFRDPDDDTADVLPWESSSREGVYCVASRRRQDSAADSGSSSSDVSAAVAVQERRRLPQQSTLDGGLRGAPPPLRRLSAVEPRHLAPLGSPPHSPRPPRPAPAPTAAPPPHPTPTISVSSAPDDESASPAGTGSPDDPRSVTHSDEPSSVFASADVTPTDPARPAFKTFEDRSSVSDPGCDDSRSELSKVPVSVRSAPESESRDDSSASGVMSDSKDSEWTRSSDDDVASVRGPLSREPSTIKEISSASRKTNSTIADLPKGARAKDGVLEVKSVPDSKTAVNTSDGGSSKTTSSEASMETTLSNTAEPAHLARCPTSSVASIVSASHVSSEGSRTDGSSVPSTASAAIAVVPGAPSMPCAPNTAPARPPVAPLAVCEDIGVDDDNIDKVPSAPLLRVSGETEKAIRSDATKKIAHTDELSSISESNIVKRDNKSGIGERKQRNDICPWEDE from the exons GTGTCGGGGGCGCAGCGCGGGCGCGAGCGACATGCGGCCCCGCCGGCAGACGCCCATGGAGCTCGGCtagcggcgcgcgcgcagcacCCGCGCCCGCTCCCCGCGCCCCGCCCCGCCGACAACATGGACCTCGCTGACGTGCCTCGACATCGACCCCTCGCCTTCGATAAG atgGAAAGTTTGATCAAGGAAATGCAAGATCCAGAAACGGGTGTACCAGTGAGAAGTCAGAAACTTTTTCTTAGTGTTATTCCGTCAGCTTTTATGG GTTACGATCTTGTCGAATGGCTAATGGAACGGTTTAATCTTGACGAAACTAGCAATGGTGAGTGTTTAGTGGTCGGCACTGTGCCCTGGGCAGGCTGTCGCCGGCGGGCCCCAGTAGATAGCTATAGTGAGAAGTGGCACTTATGTCCCCAGGTGTTGATAT TTGAAGCAATAAATTTAGCCAATCAACTCTGCCAATATGGTTACTTCTTTCCTGTCAACGATTTGAAAAACCTTGTGTTAAAGGATGATTCTTCTCTATATAGATTTCAA AGCCCATATTACTGGCCGTGGCAGGCGCCGCGCGTAGCCGGAGGCTCCGGCGCGCCGACCCTGGGTCCAGACAACGTGGAGTACGCCATCTACCTCGTGAAGCGGACCTTAAGGAACAAACAGAGGCATGGCCTCGAAGACTACGAGCAAGAGGCTCTCGCCAACCTCAAAAAGAATCTCGCGGCCAAATGGGACTTCATCACTATGCAGGCAGAGGAACAG GTACGATTGGCTAAGGAAAGGAAGAAAGGCGACAAGATCGTAAGCGATAGTCAAGAGCGTGCGTACTGGCGCGTGGCACGACCTCCGCCGGGGTTGCCCAGCGCGCTGGAGCCGTGTCCCGTGCCCGTGCGCAACAGACATCCGCGCCCCAAGAAGCGAACTATCCACCAACTGACGCGGGAG ATCGAACATCTAAAGGCGAGCCTAGATCGCACACGAGTGAAGACTTCAATTGCCCTAGAGGCCCTTATGGCCTACTCGGAGACCTTCGCTCCCTACGATCCCTGGCTCACCCCGCCGCAGCCCTCTAACCCTTGGGTCAGTGACGATACGATCTTCTGGCAGATTAACAGTCCAAT AGTGGAAGTACCTAGTGAGAAGCGAGTGCAACGTTGGGCGCTGTCGATCGAAGAGCTGGTATCTGACCCGACGGGTTTGCAGGAGTTTACCAGCTTCCTGCGCAAGGAGTACTCCCACGAGAATATCCGTTTCTGGCTAGCTGTCATGGACCTGCGCAGGAGCAGCACTAAGCAGATCCCTAAGAAGCTCGAGGAAATCTATGA AGAGTTTCTGAAGCCAGGAGCACCGTGTGAGATCAACATCGACGGCGCGACCGCCGAGCGCGTAGCGGAGGGAATCAAATCAGGTTCCCGCTACGCGCTCGACCACGCTGCAGAACACGTATACAATCTGCTCCTGAAGAAGGACTGCTATCCGCGCTTCGTGCGCTCTGATCACTTCCAACGATTGTTGGCCGAGGGGAAGAATGTCCATCAGAAGAAAGCAAA GTTCTTCAATTTCGGGGGGCAAGTAAAGAAGAAGCCGGGATCAACTAGCGGCAGCGGCGGCAGTGGCGCCGCGCTGTCCCGGCGACGAGGCTCAGACCGCTCGCTGTCGGGCTCCGCGCACGAGCTGGCGGTCTGCGCCGCGCAGCCTCCGCGCGCGCCCGACCCGCCGCCCCACAGTCACTCACAGTCCAACCTCGCAGATATACCCTTCAG GGACCCGGACGACGACACGGCGGACGTCCTACCTTGGGAGAGTTCGTCGCGAGAGGGAGTGTACTGCGTGGCAAGCCGGCGCCGGCAGGACTCCGCCGCTGACTCCGGGAGCTCGTCCTCTGACGTCAGCGCAGCCGTCGCTGTACAGGAGCGACGTCGACTGCCGCAGCAGAGCACGCTCGATGGCGGGCTCAGAG GTGCGCCACCGCCACTGCGACGACTATCGGCAGTGGAGCCTCGACACCTGGCGCCACTGGGCTCACCGCCGCATTCACCACGGCCGCCCCGCCCTGCCCCAGCCCCAACAGCCGCCCCGCCCCCACACCCCACTCCCACCATCAGCGTAAGCTCTGCGCCCGATGATGAATCCGCGTCCCCCGCGGGTACAGGCTCGCCTGACGACCCGCGCTCGGTGACGCACTCCGACGAACCCTCATCGGTGTTCGCGTCCGCCGACGTCACCCCCACTGATCCGGCCCGGCCGGCTTTCAAGACTTTTGAGGATCGGAGCTCCGTGTCCGATCCCGGATGTGATGACTCTCGATCTGAACTTTCGAAAGTGCCAGTGAGTGTGCGATCCGCGCCCGAATCGGAGTCTCGCGATGACTCCTCCGCCTCGGGCGTAATGTCAGACTCAAAGGATTCCGAGTGGACAAGGTCGTCCGATGACGATGTCGCTTCTGTGAGAGGACCGCTGTCCCGAGAACCGTCAACGATAAAGGAAATCAGTTCGGCCTCAAGGAAAACTAATAGCACAATCGCCGATCTTCCAAAAGGCGCTCGGGCCAAGGACGGCGTGTTAGAAGTCAAATCGGTCCCAGATTCCAAAACAGCGGTGAATACCTCTGACGGAGGCAGTTCGAAGACCACATCGAGTGAAGCGTCGATGGAGACGACGCTGAGCAATACTGCCGAGCCGGCTCATCTGGCCCGTTGTCCGACGTCGAGCGTGGCCAGCATTGTGAGTGCTTCACACGTGTCCAGCGAGGGCAGCAGGACGGATGGCTCGAGCGTGCCTAGTACGGCGAGTGCTGCGATCGCGGTCGTCCCGGGTGCGCCGAGCATGCCGTGCGCACCGAATACGGCGCCCGCACGACCGCCAGTGGCGCCGCTCGCGGTATGTGAGGACATCGGGGTCGACGACGACAACATAGACAAAGTGCCTTCGGCGCCCCTGCTAAGGGTCTCGGGAGAAACCGAGAAGGCGATCCGTTCGGacgcaacaaaaaaaattgctcaCACAGACGAACTGTCGTCGATTTCTGAATCCAATATTGTTAAGCGTGATAATAAAAGCGGCATCGGCGAGCGCAAGCAGCGGAACGACATTTGTCCCTGGGAGGACGAGTAA